From the Bacillus tuaregi genome, one window contains:
- a CDS encoding cytochrome-c oxidase, which translates to MGNRLIKIAALYFVIGVGLGLYMSMAHSYDFVGVHAHVNLLGWLSLAVIGAIYSIYPELSTSKLAKTHFWLHNIALPIMMIGLFFLILGQEALVPVVAASGTVMVLAILLFAFNVWMNLKPKA; encoded by the coding sequence ATGGGAAATCGCTTGATCAAGATTGCCGCATTATATTTTGTTATTGGCGTTGGTTTAGGCTTGTACATGTCAATGGCACATTCCTATGATTTTGTTGGCGTTCATGCCCATGTCAATTTATTGGGCTGGCTGTCATTAGCAGTAATCGGGGCGATTTACAGTATTTATCCTGAGCTGTCTACATCAAAGCTAGCAAAGACTCATTTTTGGCTTCATAATATTGCTCTTCCCATTATGATGATTGGACTTTTTTTCCTAATACTTGGTCAAGAAGCATTAGTACCTGTCGTTGCTGCAAGTGGAACAGTCATGGTGCTCGCCATCCTATTATTTGCCTTCAATGTATGGATGAATCTGAAACCTAAAGCATAA